CATCCATGAACTTACAAAGTGTCTTACTCAGTACCATGGTATGTAAAGCAGCACTGATTCCGACCAAGAAGCTTCCTTTATAGCAAATGTAGTATAGTAATGGGTTTATGCTTCTGGGAGTCACTAATATCATGTTTCccatcatttataaaatggtaACAGAACATTTTTGACGTGTTAGTGATTGCAACAGTTGAGCCACACTACCTCATCAGGCTGAAGTAACGTCTCCCAAGAGGTTGGGCTtgtctaaataaccaacaaatatATGGTGCTATTTCCCAGAGCTGAGATTCACAGCCTGGAAATCAAGAGGTGGAGATTAGAGCTGCTTTTCCACAATCACCCCCAGCGTTACACCAGAGAAGCACTTGTTTCCTGTCCCTGCAACTTTAGAGTTTTGCTGGCCTAGAAGTCTTAAGTTTCCAGCAGAGATCACAGCAACGGTTCCACTAAACTGGAAGCTGAGGGTGCTGCCCTGCCACAGATAAAGGGTCTTTGTGGTGTCCTCTTTTGAGGACAGATCAGTGTACTAGTTTTAAGAGAGACAGTTGCATTATATTAGGTGAAAGCTTAATTTTGCTACTGTCTTTATCTGAAATACAAGTACTGGCATGGATGGCAAGTTGACGAGTGGTGGATCACCGTAGCTTTTTAAATATGTCAACTTAGCTAAGATTGAACTACTTTTTGCAGAATTCCCTCTCCTCTATGGTTTCAGGTTAGGACTGGCTACAAGAGAGAGCTGCTTGAGATAGGGAGAGTGGACATGAACCAGCATCCATTTTACACTTGGAAGGTTGGTGTAGagcaaatcctgaaagatgatgctgtgaaagtgctacactcagcatgccagcaaatctgaaaaacgcagcagtggccacaggactcgaaaaggtcagttttcattccagtcacaaggtaaggcaatggcaaagaatgctcaaactaccgcacaactgcactcatctcacacgctagtaaagtaatgctcaaaattctccaagccaggcttcagcaatatgtgaaccgtgaacttccagatgtccaagatggttttagaaaaggcagaggaaccagagatcaagttgccaacatctgctgtatcattgaaaaaccaagttccagagaaacatctatttctgctttattgactatgccaaagcctttgattgtgtggatcacaaaaaactggaaaattcttcaagagatggtagtacgagaccacctgacctgcctctcgagaaatctgtatgcagttcaggaagcaacagttaggactggacatggaacaacagactggttccaaataggaaaaggagtacatcaaggctgtatattgtcaccccacttatttaacttatatgcagagtacatcatgagaaatgctgggctggaggaagcacaagctggaatcaagattgccaggagaaatatcaatagcctcagatatgcagatgacaccacccttatggcagaaagtgaagaactaaagagtctcttgatgaaagtgaaagaggagaatgaaaaagttggcttaaagctcaacattcaggaaactaagatcatggcatccagtcccatcacttcatggcaaataaatggggaaacagtggaaacagtggctgactttatttttctgagttccaaaatcactgtggatggtgattgcaaccttgaaattaaaagatccttactccttggaaggaaagttataaccaacctagacagcatattaaaaagcagagacattactttgccaacaaaggtccatctagtcaaggctatggtttttccagtggtcatgtatggatgtgagagttggactataaagaaagctgagtgccaaagaattgatgcttttgaactgtggtgttggagactcttcagagtcccttggactgcaaggagatccaaccagtccatcctgaaggaaatcattcctgaatattcactggaaggactgatgctgaagctgaaactccagtactttggccacctcattcgaagagctgactcatttgcaaagaccctgatgctgggaaagattgagggcaggaggagaaggggacgacagaggatgagatggttggatggcatcaccaactcaacgggcatgagtttgggtaaactctgggagttggtgatggacagggaggcctggcgtgctgctgttcatggggtcgcaaagagttggacgtgactgaacgactgaactggactgaactggccCTGCACTGTGGCAGCTTGTGTATGCGGTTACGGATCTTCTGGCTTGATTGATGAGAAGCAGCATCTGGGCCTGTAGCTACTTAAACGCCCACCTGTTTTTCTCCGGCTCTTCCGAGCCCTGAGCCAGGTGAAGGTGCAGGTCCGCTGTGAAGGGCTCTAGCGTCTCCCAGAAGGCATCCTTGTCATCTTAATCAAGACACAGTGAGGAAGAGGCGCAGTTTTCAGTTTACAGCCATGGTTTCAGGGCATCCTTCTCAATTCCTGCTGGCTCCACACTCCCTTAAATGATGTTCAGCTTTCCTCCTTTACTGAGAACTTGTTCAGTACCAAAGACAACAGCCTTGTAAAAACTTCTCTTCTAGCTCCTAAAGTCTATACTATTCACACTGCTTCTGTCTCTCTGATTCAATCCTGACTGATACAATCATTAATAGTATGAAGATATACAAAATTTTCTACATATGATTAAGGTAAATAACAGAAAAACGGCAAAAAGGAACATATAGAAAGTTTATATACGCAAAAAATATCCCAAACACAAAAAGCTAACACAAGATGTTTGACCTCATCAGTTATCAGGAAAACATAAAGTATGAGCTATGATTTCATGCTCagcaaagcagaaaatattaaaatgtaggaGAACTCTAAGAGTGAGTTTGGATGTGAAACAAGAAGTTGTACATATCATTGCTTAGAATGTAAACTAACCACTTTGGGGAATAACTTAGTAATACTGACAAAACTGAAAATGGACATTCCTCAAAGACCTATAAATTACACACTTCGGAAAGATTCTAGAAAACCCTCAAACAGCAATAATGGGGAGGAATGTGTCCTTTATCCAGAGAATAATGATACCAACATGCATGTGAGCTTGAGGAACTGTCCACTTACCTTGAAGTTGATCATCCAGGAGTAGGAGGTGGTCTAGTCACTCTAGTAAGAGGTAGTAAGTCTCTCATAAGATAGTTCTAGTGATCCTTGCCTTGAGGCAATCATGGCCTTGTAAATTTCCCTCCCCTTTTGTACGGCTTTGCTTTAGTGTTTCACCTCTAATAAACAAAATAGGGTGCAGGTGATGGAATGTTACTTGCAAGATTAGGTAATAAAAAGACTGAAGTTTCTGTCTTGGACACCCTCTCTTATTCTGTTACATTATAAGCTCTATGGAGAGACTGATATGACAAGAAAGTGAGGTGTCTCGCCACAATCCAGTCAGGCCCTCAGACCAGTAAACAGCCATAGGAGTGAATTTGGATATGGATCctccctcagttgtgtcttaaaataataatagcccTGTCTGATACTTTGAAGAAGTCTAGGATCCTGGACCTGAGATATCCAGCTAAGTCATACCCAGATTCTTGACCCACAGCAACtgttgagataataaatgtttgttgtttcaaATCACTAAATTTTAAGGCACTTTGTAAAGAAGCAATAAATACTAATAAAATCTCCAATAATCACTGCAAACCCACAGTGGTaaacaaatgtattattttcagaCCAAGAAGACGACTTCAATTATCTCAAATCAGTCATTAATTCAACCAGTAATTACTGAAGACCTAATTTATCAGGCCCTGTTGTAGGGATAAAGTTATGAAAAAAAAGTCCCTGACCTATGCTTTTATGGAGTTTTATACacagacaataaataataaaatatatcctACGTGTCAGATGATGAAAATCCTAtagggaaaaataaagcaagtagACAGGATAAACAAAGTTGGTCTAAGCAGGGTTTGCAATTTTCAAAAGTGtagtcagaggcctgctctgaaAAGACAGTATGCAAACAAAACCAAGGAAACGTGTGATGGAGCGAGTCACACAGGGTCTGGAGGAAATGCATTCCAGGAAGAGCGAAGAGCAAATGCAGAAGTCCGACGCAGGGCTGGGCCGAGCAGCGCAGCCTCCAGGGTCCCGGGTGCTCTGGAGGGAGCGGGAGCCGCGGGGCTCTGAAGAAAGGAGTAGGGCCACTGCGTGCTGCTGagccgctcagtagtgtccaattctttgcggccccacggactgcagcctgcaggctcctccacccgtggggatgctccaggcaagaatactggagtgggttgccatgtcctcctccaggagatgttcttgaaccagggattgaacccaggtctcctgcactgcagacagattcttaactgtctgagccaccaccaaAGCCCACCTAgactaatgttttaaaatgatcacTCTTGCTGTTGTCATTAAAATAGTGTGTGATTGGGTTGGGGGGTGCAGGGCAGGCTTGGCGGTCATCAAGTGTAAAGAAAAGGAGACAGGCTAGGAAGTTTTAATAATCATCCCAGTAAAAGTATGGTGGTTCAGATCAGGGAAGGAAAAATGGTCaattataaattgttttaaagtaaGATTTAATAAGATTTGCCAGACAATTAACTTtgtaaagtgtatgtgtgtgtgtagatgctcattcatgtcctactcttttgcgaccccatggactgtagccccgcaggcttctctgtccaggacattcttccagcaagaatatgggaatgggttgccatttcttcctcaagatatcttccagactcaggaatcaaacccaagtctcccgcactcCTGCACTTGGCaaggagattcttttttttttttttttttaaatttttttattagttggaggctaattacttcacaacatttcagtgggttttgtcatacattgatatgaatcagccatagatttacacttattccccatcccgatcccccctcccacctccctcttcacccgactcctctgggtcttcccagtgcaccaggcccgagcacttgtctcatgcatcccacctgggctggtgatctgtttcaccatagatagtatacatgctgttcttttgaaacatcccaccctcacattctcccacagagttcaaaagtctgttctgtatttctgtgtctctttttctgttttgcgtatagggttatcattaccatctttctaaattccatatatatgtgttagtatgctgtaatgttctttatctttctggcttacttcactctgtataatgggctccagtttcatccatctcattaggactgattcaaatgaattctttttgacagctgagtaatattccatggtgtatatgtaccacagcttccttatccattcatctgctgatgggcatctaggttgcttccatgtcctggctattataaacagtgctgcaatgaacactggggtgcacgtgtctctttcagatctggtttcctcagtgtgtatgcccaaaagtgggattgctgggtcatacggcagttctatttccagttttttaaggaatctccacactgttttccatagtggctgtactagtttgcattcccaccaacagtgtaagagggttcccttttctccacaccctctccagcatttattgcttgtagtcttttggatagcagccatcctgactggcgtgtaatggtacctcattgtggttttgatttgcatttctctaataatgagtgatgttgagcaccttttcatgtgtttgttagccatctgtatgtcttctttggagaaatgtctgtttagttctttggcccattttttgattgggtcatttatttttctggaattgagctgcaggagttgcttgtatatttttgagattaatcctttgtctgtttcttcatttgctattattttctcccaatctgacggctttacagataagcaaaagctgagagaattcagcaccaccaaaccagctcttcaacaaatgctaaaggatcttctctagacaggaaatgcagaaaggttgtataaacgtgaacccaaaacaacaaagtaaatggcaacgggaccacacctatcaataattaccttaaatgtaaatgggttgaatgccccaaccaaaagacaaagattggctgaatggatacaaaaacaagacccctatatatgctgtctacaagagacccacctcaaaacaagagacacatacagactgaaagtgaagggctggaaaaaaatatttcatgcaaacggagaccaaaagaaagcaggagtcgcaatactcatatcagataaaatagactttcaaataaaagctggcaaggagattctttaccactagtgccatctgggaagcctctttGTAAAGTACCTGTGTATGTATATCTGCTGAAGGATATGTAAATCATTAAACCAGAAAAGTACATGTTTCACTAATTCTACTTTCacatatttattattcataatgCCCTGGAATCTACATACCACTACTGCCTTGCTTTCACGCACAATAATGACTATTTTCAATGACTTTTCAACAGTTTcacatgcattttatttcttcaagtatGCTATATTTTAATGAGCAACAGAGTGCTTAATTAACAAGTTGATCTTGAAACAATTCTGTATTACAGTAACTGTGATGGTTACTCTTCATTCCACTCCTGTGGGGTAACTCTGCCAACAGGGGAACGGCCCCACTGTATGCCAATCTGTGTGACTAGAAATACCCATGTAACAAGACAGAAAGAGGCTCCACTGGCTAGTAGGATATCACCATATTTGTCATGAAAATCTGGTGAGTGTTTTGAGTGACTCTGTCTAATTTGTTGAATCCTTCGGATCCTGAGAGCACTTAGCGCATTTCTGACCAAGGGAAACATCATGAAGGTATGACAGAGTTGAAGTTGATTGAAGCTGCTGGTTTATTTCCTTGCAAAGAaacctgaaaaaacaaaaaacggacAATGACATCTGATCTACATTTAGTTCTTCCCAGTTTGAAGGTCCCCACACCGCCTCCGGCAGTGTGGCCAGGCTGGTGAGTTTTGATATCATGACGTCTGGATCTGAGTCTTAGCTCTGCCACTGATCAGTTATATGAACTTGGGCAGTTCATATAGTTCTTTTTGCCTTAATTTCTTCAATGGCAAACTGAGGCAAAAATGTCCAGCTGGCAAACTGAGACAAAAATGTCCAGCTGATAAAATGGCTAAGATTTCCAACATGCCCCACTAGTCCAATGACCTGCCTGTGTCTACAGTAAAACTCTAGTTTCAGTCAGAATTACAAGGCATTCACAAGTACATCatatcttttttcttgctcctctcctcccttctaaACCTCCTCCTCATTTCTTCACCTCTACCTGTAATTCTTGCCTTGCACTTTCCTACAGGGCAACTTCCATTTACCTTTAAATCCCGGTCCAAAAGCCATCGGTTCTATGAAGTCTTCTTGAAACCCCCCTAGGCTGAATAAGACCCTCTTCTCTGGGCTTCTATACTTCTTACAACCCTTCTTTCATACCATCTGGCATGATGCATtggtttaatcatttttaaaaacaaacttaatttctttagttttaagttcacaaaaaattgaaaaggaagtaTAAAGTCTCCATATAATTCCTGACTCCACGCATGCATGCCTTTACCATCCTATACCAGCATAGCCCATTCGTTATATTTGTTGCAATGAACCTATACTCCTTTATCAtatatgtcttttgcaaatattttcttctggccTGTGGCTTGTCTCGTCATTCTCTTAAAGAATTATCTTTATATTCTCCTCCAATAATCCGAAAAATCTTCAAGAGCAAAAAATGTAATTTTGCATACCCAGTAGCTGacatgaaaattaagaaaaaacatttttgagtCAATCTGAAATATAAACGAACATTGGTTTTCTCATAAGAAGTTAAAATCAACTGAGAACAAGACCCCAAATCATGGAATCAGATGCACATGACCATAATAGCCCtaataattctatttttcaaaCAGATAGTTATGCTGAACAAGAGCTAGAAAAGCAGAAATGCAAGGAGGAGTcctttctgttcatttctcttcTCCGTGCAAGCTGTCAAACGGTGCTCAGGCTCTAGCAGTGACATATGCTAACTGCACCCCAAACGCAGGCAACATGGGTACAAAAGGGCCTGAGGTCAGTACTCGTAAACTTTTAACTGTTCACTGAGATTTTCCAACTCAAATTACTTTATTCCCAACTTAGAAAACAAGACCCTAAggttctcttttatttcctacCAGATGGTAAAGTGGTACTCTTCGTGACTGTGACAAACAGTGTAAAAACAGAACCAAATGCATTTCCTCTGATGTTTCAAGcagtcatagctttttttcctgtTAGTCATGACTCTCTTCACCAAAAAGCACTGCAGCTTTAATCTGAAAGGCGTTCAGAGAGGTGGTTGAAGGTGGAATGGATCAGAGTATGGCAGGCGCAGCCTTAACCCAACACAGAACTTCCAGTCTTCACGAAGGCGCAGAGCTAGAGAACGATTTGCGATCACAGGGTCTCCTGGGGTCATCAATTCATGCCTGCTGCTTTATGACAGACTGCTTTCATTATTCCTATCCTCTCAATGTTAagttgaaactcaaatactttgtcTCTAGTGACACGGGTTGCATCCCTTTGCTGCTTAGTTCATCCTTTGGCTATCACCATATCTGTGAAACTTTTTTCCATCTAGTCTGAATTTTCTTGTACCAGTAAGTGTCCATTATGAGACATAATGGACATGAGAAATAGAAATGAGAAACAGACATGAGAaatagaaatgagaaatagaCATGAGAAATAGAAATGAGAAATATAAGAATTTCATATTAGGAATGCTTTCTGTAGCTTTATGTAGTTACAGTCATTTcattctataataaaaaaaaaaaaaactgccaccttttcattcttttttgtttttccttgtaaGCATCAGCTAAATCAGAATCCATCGCTTTCATATCTACCTTTGatctatttttgtttataaaacacATGTAAGGGCTGGGAACCCACTGATTAGAGAAATTTTCCATGTTCCTGAACTCCACATGACTTACTTTTACAATAAATTTTGTGTTATCTAAGAGCCTTAAGCCTATTACCCGAAGAACTGAAGCTATAGATTCCAATAACTGTATGAaagcataaaaaaggaaaattcaataATATAATGCAGGTAAAGAAAATGCTTCTCAAAGTAGATGCTTTTTGATGAAAATGGACTGcaaagagaagggagaagacaGATTTTTCTAGGTAATAAGAAAAAAGTAGAGGTTCTCTCATGCCTgtggcaataaaagaaaaaaaaatatgttctgaataaatataaatagttAAAGGGAGTGAGGTAtcctgtgaggatgaaaaggaaaGATGGATTGTCCCATCTATTGTATACAGTAAAGCAGAAGCACAGTTCAGGAAAAAATAACTAATACTGGACCTCAATCTAACTATAATAAGGAGGTATATAAATTTGAAACTTCACTGCTAACAATAACTTTAAATAACTACAGCCcataaaaataagtaaagcaaTAACATAGGAAACAAACTAATATTTATGGCATATATGCCTGTTTGACAAATATTATGCCAAAATTTTGCACATCTGTAAAAAGAGTATGAGATGGTGATTATCTATCTCCATCTTACACACAGGAACAAATGACAGGGCAAGATGTGAAATCAAGTCCTTTGACTTTAAATACTGTGCATTTTCACCTATGCCATGTTGTCTTAGAGTACATTCAATTCTGAGCATTGGaaacaaacatacatacaaagaaacaaaagctagCCTGGTTACCAGAGACAGGTCTTCAGTTGAAAACGGGTCACTTCAGCTTActataaatacatacatgcatacatacatacacatacctgTGTATTTCTGGAGTGACCCCTGGTGTGACAGGACCTGGGCTAGCGGTACCATCTCTGTTCTTATTACAGCTCTGACAGAGGGAGGGATGGACAGAGCACGGTCCCAAGGGAGGAGGCAGTTTAGGGAAGGTCACCGGGTACCCTTGATCCACAGAGGACAGGCACATCTCACCCTGGGGTTCTAGAAACGGTTTTAGAGGAGAAGACACCTAGGCTTGATCTTGAAGGATGATTAAGAAACataaatacatgtaactccatggctgattcatgtcaatgcatgacgggacccactacaatattgtggagtgattggcctccaactaatagagataaatgaaaaaaaaaaaaaaaaagaaacgtaaGAAACAAAACTGGCAGGAAAAGAATGTAGACCGAGTTCCACCAGCAGAAGCGCAGAGCGGGGGACAGGACGGAGCGGGGCGTCTGACGCGCTCAGCAACACCAAGTGATGAGGACTCAAACAGCAAACACTGCAGCTGagcctggagggaggaggaaaggaccGCAGTGTGTGCTGAAGACTTCAATGCCTTGCTGTGGCAACTGGACTCAATTCTATAggtcagtctttcccattgttGAGGAAACAGTGCTCAAACACAAAGTCTTTCCTGTAAGTTAACAAGAATTCTTAATTCTGTGATTTTTCCCCTTATAATAATACAATatgaagaaatacaagaaaataataTGAGAATTGACTGATGTAGCTTATCAATTTCTAGTACCTGTGTTTATCCTTGTTTTGCATTTCGATTGCACTCATGTACATTTATCTGTCCTGGGCTAATATGAAAAGAATAGAGGCAGGTTTTATATTTAAACAATGCACTGATTTCAGGGACAGAATAAAGAATTAGATGAACAGAGTCACCCACAGCTTACCATACAGCACAGGCACCTGAGAATAATGAACACTCGGCCGCTGAAAGCAATGCTACCATTTCAGGACAATATTAACTGTCTTACTGACTTATATTgcaaatttgaattttctttgtcgaatagtttggtttcttttttaatttgaaaattcgTTTTGGTTTCATAGTTGTGTTAAACTTTAAACATAAAGAAGAATTTGATTTTATGtttatacataaatacatgtgATTTTGCAATCAAATAATTTAAGCAGATACCAGTTGAGAtaaaatgatttctttcctctttaaaaagaTTCCATATGTAATCCACAATTGAGAAACACTCTATTGATGCAGAGAAACTACCTATTGGTTTAATCAGGAAAAATTTAAGGTGGGGGAAAATCTGGAGGAACAAACACTTTACAAAATAGATTAGGTGAAAAAAtggtaagaaaacagcaaaagtGGCAGAAAAGTTAAGAGGTTAGTTAAGTGTTTCTTTCAATGGTATACTAAAAAGATGATGAGGATATGAATTAAGTACTGAcaacagagacagagaggagatAGAATTGAGacatattagggaaaaaaaatcattgatttttttgAAATCAAATACTGATTTGAAAATAAGTTACTCTAAGTAAATTGTGTATTCTATTCACTTAGCCTTTAGGTTAAGATTATGCCCAAAACTGTCTCAATTTCTGTTAAAACTCAGCAGACACTGACACTGTAGCTTTTAGCTGATCCCATGAAACTAGAATTTGGGTGATACAGAATTAGAATTCTTGATACAGAATGCAGAAAGGTCAAAGCAGACATAATTGAGGTGTACTAGGAATGACAGGTATAGATATTTGagtagatgaaagagaaagaatccTAAAAGGATTTTACTGCATggtcctaaaattaaaaaaaaaaaaaaaaaaaa
The nucleotide sequence above comes from Cervus elaphus chromosome 17, mCerEla1.1, whole genome shotgun sequence. Encoded proteins:
- the LOC122673383 gene encoding cytochrome c oxidase subunit 7B2, mitochondrial — translated: MMFPLVRNALSALRIRRIQQIRQSHSKHSPDFHDKYGDILLASGASFCLVTWVFLVTQIGIQWGRSPVGRVTPQEWNEE